A region from the Algoriphagus machipongonensis genome encodes:
- the rplF gene encoding 50S ribosomal protein L6 translates to MSRIGKKPINLPGGVTVDVSAHGLVTVKGPKGTLTQDVNPDIEVKVEDNDVVVSRPTDSKRHKSMHGLYRSLINNMVIGVSEGYKKELELVGVGYKAANQGQVLELSLGYSHNIFFALPADVAVKTETPKGKNPIITLESIDKELIGQVAAKIKGLRKVEPYKGKGVRFVGEQIRRKAGKTAGKK, encoded by the coding sequence ATGTCTAGAATAGGTAAAAAACCAATAAATCTACCTGGCGGTGTTACTGTAGACGTGTCAGCTCACGGGCTGGTCACTGTTAAAGGTCCAAAAGGTACGCTCACTCAGGATGTGAATCCTGATATTGAGGTAAAAGTGGAAGACAATGATGTAGTTGTTTCCAGACCTACGGATTCCAAAAGACACAAGTCTATGCACGGACTTTACAGATCTTTGATCAACAATATGGTGATCGGAGTATCTGAAGGGTACAAAAAAGAACTTGAGCTTGTGGGTGTAGGTTATAAGGCTGCAAATCAAGGTCAAGTGTTAGAACTTTCTCTTGGTTATTCTCACAATATCTTCTTCGCTTTGCCAGCAGATGTGGCTGTGAAGACAGAAACTCCTAAAGGTAAAAACCCGATCATTACTTTGGAGTCTATTGATAAAGAATTGATCGGACAAGTAGCTGCCAAAATCAAAGGTCTTCGTAAGGTTGAACCTTACAAAGGTAAAGGTGTACGCTTCGTGGGTGAACAAATTAGACGTAAGGCTGGTAAAACTGCCGGTAAAAAATAA
- the rpsH gene encoding 30S ribosomal protein S8, with protein sequence MTDPIADYLTRLRNAIKASHRIVEIPASNIKKEITKVLFDKGYIQNYKFEENGPQGTIKIALKYNPSTKQNAIVNLKRVSTPGLRKYVKHDSLPRVINGLGIAVISTSKGVMTDKEARVEGVGGEVLCYVY encoded by the coding sequence ATGACTGATCCAATAGCTGATTATCTGACTAGGTTGAGAAACGCGATTAAAGCGTCTCACCGAATCGTAGAGATACCTGCTTCTAATATTAAGAAGGAGATTACTAAAGTTTTGTTTGACAAAGGATATATCCAGAATTATAAATTCGAGGAGAATGGTCCACAGGGAACTATCAAGATTGCCTTGAAGTATAACCCTTCTACTAAGCAAAACGCAATTGTAAACCTAAAGAGAGTAAGTACACCAGGTTTGAGAAAGTATGTAAAGCATGATTCTCTTCCACGTGTTATCAACGGCTTAGGTATCGCCGTAATTTCTACCTCTAAAGGTGTAATGACAGACAAAGAAGCCCGCGTCGAAGGCGTTGGAGGCGAAGTACTTTGCTACGTATATTAA
- the rpsN gene encoding 30S ribosomal protein S14, whose product MAKESIKARERKRERLVAKYAKKRAELKAAGDYEALDKLPKNASPVRLHNRCKLTGRPKGYMRKFGINRVTFREMASSGKIPGVTKSSW is encoded by the coding sequence ATGGCAAAAGAGTCCATCAAAGCTCGTGAGAGAAAAAGAGAACGTCTGGTAGCCAAGTATGCTAAGAAAAGAGCTGAGCTAAAAGCGGCTGGCGATTACGAAGCACTTGACAAATTGCCAAAGAACGCTTCACCAGTAAGACTTCATAATAGATGTAAGCTAACTGGTCGTCCAAAAGGCTACATGAGAAAATTCGGTATCAACAGGGTAACCTTCAGGGAAATGGCCTCTTCAGGCAAAATTCCTGGAGTGACTAAGTCCAGCTGGTAA
- the rplE gene encoding 50S ribosomal protein L5, producing the protein MANPRIKQKYVDDIVPALKEKFQYSSVMQVPKLSKIVLNKGIGAAVADKKLVDQGVEELSLITGQRAVSTKAKTSVSNFKLREGMPIGAKVTLRGQKMYEFLDRLMTVALPRVRDFKGISDKGFDGRGNYTLGVEEQIIFPEISIEKVNRISGMDITFVTSANTDEESFALLKAFGMPFVNKNKEE; encoded by the coding sequence ATGGCTAATCCAAGAATCAAACAAAAATACGTAGACGATATCGTTCCTGCGTTGAAGGAGAAGTTCCAATATTCTTCTGTAATGCAAGTGCCAAAACTTTCTAAGATTGTTCTTAACAAAGGAATCGGTGCTGCTGTAGCAGATAAGAAATTGGTAGATCAAGGAGTAGAAGAACTATCTTTGATCACTGGTCAGAGAGCAGTATCTACTAAAGCTAAGACTTCTGTATCTAACTTTAAGCTAAGAGAAGGCATGCCTATCGGAGCTAAAGTTACTTTGAGAGGTCAGAAAATGTATGAATTCCTAGACAGATTGATGACTGTAGCACTACCTCGTGTACGTGACTTCAAAGGAATCTCTGACAAAGGATTTGACGGAAGAGGTAACTACACTTTAGGTGTAGAGGAGCAAATTATCTTCCCTGAGATCAGCATCGAAAAGGTGAACAGAATCTCTGGTATGGATATTACCTTCGTAACTTCCGCTAATACAGATGAGGAAAGCTTCGCGTTATTGAAGGCTTTCGGAATGCCGTTCGTTAACAAAAATAAAGAAGAATAG
- the rplX gene encoding 50S ribosomal protein L24 — MERKFNKQPKLHIKTGDTVKVISGDDKGKTGKVLSVDIAKRRAFVEGINMITKHVKPTAAKPQGGIEKKEAALHISNLMLVDPKTGEATRIGRKAGENGKLVRYSKKTGEVING, encoded by the coding sequence ATGGAGAGAAAATTCAATAAGCAGCCTAAGCTGCATATCAAAACTGGTGATACTGTCAAGGTAATCTCTGGTGATGACAAAGGCAAAACAGGCAAAGTGCTTTCAGTAGATATAGCTAAAAGAAGAGCTTTCGTAGAAGGAATCAATATGATTACCAAGCACGTTAAGCCTACTGCAGCTAAACCACAAGGTGGAATCGAAAAGAAAGAAGCTGCTTTGCACATCAGTAACTTGATGCTTGTAGATCCTAAGACTGGTGAAGCCACCAGAATTGGTCGCAAGGCAGGTGAAAATGGAAAACTAGTGAGATACTCTAAGAAAACTGGGGAGGTGATCAATGGCTAA
- the rplN gene encoding 50S ribosomal protein L14, whose translation MIQQESRLSVADNSGAKEVLVIRVLGGTKKRYASIGDKVVVTVKSALSSSNMKKGTVSRAVIVRTRKEVRRKDGSYIRFEDNAAVLLNNNDEPRGTRIFGPVARELREKQFMKIVSLAPEVL comes from the coding sequence ATGATACAACAAGAATCCAGACTAAGCGTGGCGGACAACTCCGGTGCTAAAGAAGTATTGGTGATCCGTGTATTGGGAGGAACCAAGAAGCGTTATGCTTCTATTGGTGACAAAGTAGTCGTGACTGTAAAGTCAGCCCTATCTTCCAGCAACATGAAAAAAGGTACCGTTTCCAGAGCGGTAATCGTGCGTACCAGAAAAGAAGTGAGAAGAAAAGACGGTTCTTATATCCGATTTGAGGACAACGCTGCTGTATTGTTAAACAACAACGATGAGCCAAGAGGCACTCGTATCTTCGGCCCTGTTGCCAGAGAGTTGAGAGAGAAGCAGTTTATGAAAATCGTTTCTTTAGCCCCTGAAGTATTGTAA
- the rpsQ gene encoding 30S ribosomal protein S17 → MATIERNLRKERIGKVVSNKMEKSVTVAVERRMKHAMYGKFVAKTTKFMAHDEKNECNPGDLVKISETRPLSKNKRWRVVEIIERAK, encoded by the coding sequence ATGGCTACGATTGAGAGAAATCTTCGTAAAGAAAGAATTGGTAAAGTGGTAAGTAACAAAATGGAGAAATCCGTTACCGTTGCAGTTGAGCGTCGCATGAAGCATGCCATGTACGGTAAATTTGTTGCCAAAACAACCAAATTTATGGCTCATGACGAGAAAAACGAGTGTAACCCAGGTGACCTCGTGAAAATCAGTGAAACTCGTCCGCTGAGTAAGAACAAACGTTGGAGAGTAGTTGAAATTATCGAAAGGGCTAAATAA
- the rpmC gene encoding 50S ribosomal protein L29, with the protein MKNTEIQSLSSSEIAERIIAEKENLTKLKFAHTISPIENPNRIRETKRLIARLKTALAAK; encoded by the coding sequence ATGAAAAATACTGAGATCCAATCACTTTCATCAAGTGAAATCGCTGAGCGAATTATCGCTGAAAAGGAGAATCTGACCAAACTTAAGTTTGCTCACACGATTTCTCCTATAGAGAATCCAAATAGAATCCGCGAGACCAAGCGTCTGATCGCAAGATTGAAGACTGCATTGGCTGCCAAATAA
- the rplP gene encoding 50S ribosomal protein L16 — MLQPKRTKYRKMQKGRVKGIAQRGHTLSFGNFGIKSLEAGWITSRQIEAARIAMTRAMKREGQVWIRIFPDKPITKKPAEVRMGKGKGAPEYWVAVIKPGTILFEATGVSKELAQEALRLAQQKLPVSTKFVVRRDYVE, encoded by the coding sequence ATGTTACAGCCAAAAAGAACTAAATATAGGAAAATGCAAAAGGGCCGTGTCAAAGGCATCGCGCAAAGAGGGCATACGCTTTCTTTCGGAAACTTTGGCATCAAGTCCCTGGAAGCAGGATGGATCACCTCTCGCCAAATCGAGGCAGCTCGTATTGCAATGACGAGAGCGATGAAAAGAGAAGGACAGGTTTGGATTAGAATTTTCCCAGACAAACCTATCACTAAGAAGCCAGCTGAGGTTCGTATGGGTAAAGGTAAAGGTGCACCAGAATACTGGGTAGCTGTTATCAAGCCAGGAACGATCCTTTTTGAAGCAACAGGTGTGAGCAAGGAATTAGCTCAAGAGGCGCTAAGATTAGCGCAGCAGAAGCTTCCAGTAAGCACTAAGTTTGTAGTACGTAGAGATTACGTAGAATAG
- the rpsC gene encoding 30S ribosomal protein S3: protein MGQKINPIGFRLGVVKGWDSNWYGGKDFAEKLYEDQKIRKYVLARIPKGGIAKVIIERTLKRITLTIHTARPGVVIGKGGAEVDKLKEELKKLTSKDIQINIFEIKRPELDAKLVGESIAQQLQARISFRRAMKQAIAASMRVGAEGIKIKLSGRLGGAEMARSEMYKEGRIPLHTMRADIDYALSEARTVYGIIGIKVWIFKGEVYGKRDLSPNQGAGNDTKGGRHSGPKRNDGPRRRKRNN from the coding sequence ATGGGACAAAAGATCAACCCAATAGGATTTAGACTTGGTGTAGTCAAAGGCTGGGATTCCAACTGGTATGGTGGGAAAGACTTCGCTGAAAAACTATACGAAGATCAAAAAATCCGTAAGTACGTCCTTGCCAGAATTCCTAAAGGTGGGATTGCTAAGGTGATCATTGAGCGTACGCTTAAGAGAATCACTCTTACCATTCATACTGCCAGACCGGGTGTTGTAATTGGTAAAGGTGGAGCCGAAGTAGACAAGCTGAAAGAAGAACTTAAGAAACTAACCAGCAAAGATATTCAGATTAATATCTTTGAGATCAAGCGACCTGAATTGGACGCCAAGTTGGTAGGTGAATCTATCGCTCAGCAGCTACAAGCTAGAATTTCTTTCAGAAGAGCAATGAAACAAGCCATTGCTGCATCCATGAGAGTGGGAGCGGAAGGAATTAAAATCAAACTTTCTGGACGTCTGGGTGGAGCCGAAATGGCAAGATCCGAAATGTACAAAGAAGGAAGAATTCCTCTTCATACTATGAGAGCTGACATTGATTACGCACTTTCTGAAGCACGCACTGTGTACGGAATTATCGGAATCAAAGTATGGATCTTCAAAGGAGAAGTGTACGGTAAAAGAGACCTTTCGCCGAATCAAGGAGCTGGAAACGATACCAAAGGTGGTCGTCATTCAGGTCCTAAGAGAAACGACGGTCCAAGACGTAGAAAAAGAAATAACTAA
- the rplV gene encoding 50S ribosomal protein L22, whose protein sequence is MEAIARLNNVPTSPRKMRLVADLVRGKRVGNALSILKYTPNHGALRLEKLLLSAVANWQAKNPDAKLEEADLYIKTIMVDEGRSLKRLRPAPQGRGHRIRKRSNHVTLVVDTFLTEEVTADEVEVNEKAN, encoded by the coding sequence ATGGAAGCTATCGCAAGATTAAATAACGTTCCTACTTCTCCGCGTAAGATGCGCCTTGTGGCTGACCTTGTCAGAGGCAAGAGAGTAGGGAATGCACTTAGCATTTTAAAGTATACTCCGAATCACGGAGCTCTAAGATTAGAGAAATTACTGCTTTCTGCTGTTGCCAACTGGCAGGCTAAAAATCCTGACGCTAAACTTGAAGAGGCGGATCTTTATATCAAAACCATCATGGTTGACGAAGGAAGATCTCTTAAAAGATTGAGACCAGCACCTCAGGGTAGAGGCCACAGAATCCGTAAAAGATCAAATCATGTAACTCTAGTAGTGGATACATTCCTTACTGAAGAAGTTACCGCTGATGAAGTAGAAGTTAACGAAAAGGCAAATTAA
- the rpsS gene encoding 30S ribosomal protein S19: MARSLKKGPYIEHHLLKKVDVMNESGKKSVIKTWSRRSMISPDFVGHTFAVHNGNKFIPVFVTDNMVGHKLGEFAPTRNFRGHIAKKDKGKR; encoded by the coding sequence ATGGCACGTTCATTAAAAAAAGGTCCTTATATCGAGCATCACTTACTGAAGAAAGTAGATGTGATGAACGAATCCGGAAAGAAATCTGTCATCAAGACTTGGTCAAGAAGATCTATGATTTCTCCAGATTTTGTAGGACATACATTCGCTGTGCATAACGGTAACAAATTTATCCCTGTGTTTGTAACAGACAATATGGTCGGTCATAAATTGGGTGAGTTTGCTCCAACCAGAAATTTCAGAGGCCACATTGCCAAAAAAGATAAAGGAAAGAGATAA
- the rplB gene encoding 50S ribosomal protein L2 has protein sequence MAIKKLKPVTPGTRFRVAPAFDEITKSKPEKSLLAPLKKSGGRNNEGKMTARYIGGGHKRRLRIVDFKRTKFGVPATVKAIEYDPNRTARLALLYYADGAKAYIIAPEGLEVGQTVISGEQVAPELGNAMPLANIPLGTIVHNVELKPGKGGVMARSAGGYAQIVAREGKYVTVKLPSGEMRLVLGVCMATVGTVSNGDHMNVVLGKAGRKRWLGVRPRTRGVAMNPVDHPMGGGEGRSSGGHPRSRKGLLAKGKKTRSSKKYSNKFIITKRSK, from the coding sequence ATGGCAATTAAAAAATTGAAGCCTGTTACTCCAGGGACAAGATTCAGAGTGGCTCCTGCTTTTGACGAGATTACAAAGTCAAAACCAGAAAAGTCTCTTCTTGCTCCTTTGAAGAAATCAGGCGGAAGAAATAATGAAGGCAAAATGACCGCTCGATATATCGGTGGTGGTCATAAGAGAAGACTAAGAATAGTAGACTTCAAAAGAACAAAGTTTGGTGTACCGGCAACCGTTAAGGCTATCGAATACGATCCAAACAGAACGGCACGTCTTGCCCTACTTTACTACGCAGACGGAGCTAAAGCCTACATTATCGCCCCGGAAGGTTTGGAAGTGGGTCAAACAGTGATTTCCGGTGAGCAAGTTGCTCCAGAATTAGGTAACGCTATGCCATTGGCAAACATTCCATTGGGTACCATTGTACACAATGTTGAATTGAAGCCAGGTAAAGGTGGAGTAATGGCCAGAAGTGCTGGAGGATATGCACAGATCGTAGCCCGTGAGGGAAAATACGTGACAGTGAAACTTCCTTCAGGTGAAATGAGACTTGTACTAGGAGTTTGTATGGCTACTGTTGGAACTGTTTCCAATGGAGATCACATGAACGTAGTATTAGGAAAAGCTGGTCGTAAAAGATGGTTAGGTGTAAGACCTCGTACAAGAGGTGTTGCGATGAACCCAGTGGATCACCCAATGGGTGGTGGTGAAGGTCGTTCTTCCGGTGGTCACCCTAGATCTAGAAAAGGTCTATTGGCTAAAGGTAAGAAGACTAGATCTTCCAAAAAGTATTCAAACAAGTTCATCATTACCAAAAGATCTAAATAA
- the rplW gene encoding 50S ribosomal protein L23, producing MDILKQPLITEKVSAMNEKGVYGFIVEKTAKKPEIKQAVEKTYGVDVVSVRTMRYAAKHKTRYTKTKVVSGFTNAFKKAIVEVADGQVIDFYGEI from the coding sequence ATGGATATTCTAAAGCAGCCTTTAATTACTGAGAAGGTTTCTGCCATGAACGAAAAAGGAGTTTATGGATTTATCGTGGAGAAAACTGCGAAAAAACCAGAAATCAAACAAGCAGTAGAGAAGACATACGGTGTAGATGTGGTTTCAGTTAGAACCATGAGATATGCAGCAAAGCATAAGACTCGATACACCAAAACCAAAGTGGTGTCAGGTTTCACAAACGCTTTCAAGAAAGCAATTGTAGAAGTAGCTGACGGACAGGTAATTGATTTTTACGGAGAAATTTAA
- the rplD gene encoding 50S ribosomal protein L4, translating into MELAVINHKGEDTGRKVSLSEEIFGIEPNDHAIYLDVKQYLANQRQGTHKSKERNEIAGSTKKIKKQKGTGSARAGSIKSPIFRGGGRVFGPSPRNYSFKLNKKLKQLARKSALSYKVKDNSLSVLENLSFEAPKTKSYLALLNGLSLADKKTLVVIPEENKNVYLSSRNLPKSKVVTVNDVNTYQVLNADHLVICEGSVSMLETILAK; encoded by the coding sequence ATGGAATTAGCAGTAATTAATCATAAAGGAGAAGATACTGGAAGAAAGGTAAGCCTTTCTGAAGAAATCTTCGGAATCGAACCAAATGATCACGCGATCTATTTGGATGTTAAGCAGTACTTGGCGAATCAAAGACAAGGTACTCATAAGTCAAAAGAAAGAAACGAAATAGCTGGATCGACTAAGAAGATCAAAAAGCAAAAAGGTACTGGTAGTGCCCGAGCTGGATCTATCAAGTCTCCAATTTTCAGAGGTGGTGGTCGTGTATTCGGTCCAAGCCCAAGAAACTATTCTTTCAAGTTGAATAAAAAGTTGAAGCAGTTGGCTAGAAAGTCTGCACTTTCTTACAAAGTGAAAGATAATAGCCTATCGGTATTGGAAAACCTTTCTTTTGAGGCTCCAAAAACCAAAAGCTACTTGGCTTTATTGAACGGGTTGTCATTAGCTGACAAAAAGACATTAGTAGTGATCCCTGAGGAGAACAAGAATGTTTACTTGTCTAGCAGAAACCTACCAAAGTCAAAAGTAGTGACTGTAAATGATGTAAATACTTACCAAGTTCTTAATGCTGATCACTTAGTGATTTGTGAAGGTTCTGTAAGTATGTTGGAAACCATTTTAGCGAAATAA
- the rplC gene encoding 50S ribosomal protein L3, which translates to MSGIIGKKVGMTSIFSADGRNVACTLIEAGPCVVTQVKNVETDGYNAVQLAYGERKEKNTPKPLIGHFKKAGTTPKQKVVEFREFRVEFEGQVDLGATVKSSEVFVEGDFVDAIGTSKGKGFQGVVKRHGFAGVGGSTHGQHNRQRHPGSIGACSWPSRVFKGMRMAGRTGGDRVKVINLKVLKIYPEQNLLLVSGSVPGPKNSFVILEK; encoded by the coding sequence ATGTCTGGTATTATAGGTAAAAAAGTAGGAATGACTAGCATTTTTAGTGCCGATGGACGTAATGTCGCATGCACGCTAATAGAAGCTGGTCCTTGCGTAGTGACGCAAGTAAAAAACGTTGAAACAGACGGGTACAACGCAGTGCAATTGGCATATGGCGAGCGTAAAGAGAAAAATACGCCCAAGCCATTGATCGGTCACTTTAAAAAGGCCGGTACTACGCCAAAGCAGAAAGTTGTTGAGTTCAGAGAATTCCGGGTCGAGTTTGAAGGCCAGGTAGATCTAGGGGCTACTGTGAAGTCTTCTGAAGTATTTGTCGAAGGTGACTTCGTCGATGCGATCGGAACTTCAAAAGGTAAAGGTTTCCAAGGTGTGGTAAAGCGTCATGGATTTGCAGGTGTGGGTGGTTCCACTCACGGTCAGCATAACAGACAAAGACACCCAGGTTCCATTGGTGCTTGTTCTTGGCCATCAAGAGTATTCAAAGGAATGCGTATGGCGGGGAGAACTGGCGGTGACAGAGTGAAGGTGATCAACCTAAAAGTGTTGAAGATCTATCCTGAGCAAAACCTGCTGTTGGTTTCTGGTTCAGTGCCAGGTCCTAAAAATTCTTTCGTAATTCTAGAGAAATAA
- the rpsJ gene encoding 30S ribosomal protein S10 — MNQKIRIKLKSYDHSLVDKSSEKIVKAVKATGAVVVGPIPLPTKKEKFTVLKSPHVSKKARDQYQLCTYKRLVDIYSNSSKTVDALMKIELPSGVDVEIKV; from the coding sequence ATGAATCAGAAAATCAGAATAAAACTAAAATCATACGATCACAGCCTGGTGGATAAGTCATCAGAGAAAATCGTAAAGGCCGTAAAAGCCACTGGTGCAGTAGTAGTGGGACCAATCCCATTGCCTACTAAGAAGGAGAAATTCACAGTATTGAAATCTCCACACGTAAGTAAAAAAGCAAGAGATCAATACCAACTTTGTACATACAAAAGATTGGTTGATATCTACTCCAACAGCTCAAAGACTGTGGATGCCTTGATGAAAATCGAGCTTCCTAGCGGAGTTGATGTAGAAATCAAAGTTTGA
- the fusA gene encoding elongation factor G, with amino-acid sequence MARDLKYTRNIGIAAHIDAGKTTTTERILFYSGVSHKIGEVHDGAATMDWMAQEQERGITITSAATTVFWNYRDQKYQINIIDTPGHVDFTVEVNRSLRVLDGLVFLFSAVDGVEPQSETNWRLADNYKVARIGFVNKMDRAGANFLEVCKQVKEMLGSYAVPLQLPIGAEDRFRGVVDLINNRAIVWNEEDFGMTFSEVPIPEDMEEEVAQWREHLLEAVADYDESLMEKFFDDPDSITEEEILSALRKATIDMKIVPMVCGSSFKNKGVQTMLDLVMELLPSPLDKDDIIAHELEDEDAEVRISPNEDEPFAGLAFKIATDPFVGRLCFVRAYSGVLNSGSYVYNSRSGNKERISRVFQMHANKQNQIEALRAGDIGAVVGFKDIKTGDTLCAENRKVVLESMIFPEPVIGYAIEPKTQADVDKLGMAIAKLVEEDPTLQVNTDHETGQTILRGMGELHLDIIIDRLKREFKVEITQGAPQVAYKEALFGSVEHKEVYKKQTGGKGKFADIVFEIGPKDADEETGEVKPGLDFVNGIVGGVIPKEFIPSIQKGFAEAMKNGPLAGYPIEAMKVRLFHGSFHDVDSDALSFELAARLGFKEAAKKCKPQLLEPIMSVDVVAPDEYTGPITGDLNRRRGLMKGMDTKGTSSVIKASVPLSELFGYITDLRTISSGRATASLTFSHYEAVPNNIAEGVIAEVKGQKD; translated from the coding sequence ATGGCAAGAGACTTAAAATATACCAGAAACATCGGTATTGCTGCTCACATCGATGCTGGTAAAACAACAACAACTGAGCGAATTCTTTTTTATTCTGGAGTTTCCCATAAAATTGGTGAGGTACATGATGGTGCTGCTACCATGGACTGGATGGCGCAGGAGCAGGAGAGAGGTATTACTATTACTTCTGCTGCTACTACGGTATTCTGGAACTACAGAGATCAAAAATATCAAATTAACATCATCGATACTCCGGGACACGTGGACTTTACCGTTGAGGTAAACCGTTCTCTAAGGGTATTAGATGGTTTAGTTTTCCTATTCAGTGCTGTGGATGGTGTTGAACCACAGTCTGAGACTAACTGGCGATTAGCTGATAATTATAAAGTAGCTCGTATCGGATTCGTTAACAAAATGGACCGTGCTGGAGCTAACTTCCTTGAGGTTTGTAAGCAGGTGAAGGAAATGCTTGGTAGCTATGCGGTACCATTGCAACTTCCTATCGGAGCTGAAGACAGATTCCGTGGGGTTGTTGATCTGATCAATAACAGAGCAATCGTATGGAATGAGGAAGATTTCGGAATGACTTTCTCTGAGGTTCCAATTCCTGAAGATATGGAAGAGGAAGTAGCTCAGTGGAGAGAGCATTTACTTGAAGCAGTAGCTGACTATGATGAGTCATTGATGGAGAAATTCTTTGATGATCCAGATTCAATTACTGAAGAAGAAATTCTTTCAGCTTTAAGAAAAGCAACCATTGACATGAAAATTGTTCCTATGGTTTGTGGATCTTCTTTCAAAAACAAAGGTGTTCAGACCATGCTTGACTTGGTGATGGAATTACTTCCTTCTCCATTGGATAAGGATGATATCATTGCCCACGAGTTGGAAGATGAAGATGCTGAAGTAAGAATCTCTCCAAATGAGGACGAGCCATTTGCTGGTCTTGCATTTAAAATCGCAACTGACCCATTTGTTGGTAGATTGTGTTTCGTAAGAGCATATTCTGGAGTTCTAAACTCTGGTTCTTATGTATACAATAGCCGATCTGGAAATAAGGAGCGTATTTCACGTGTTTTCCAAATGCACGCCAATAAGCAGAATCAAATCGAAGCTTTAAGAGCTGGTGATATCGGTGCTGTGGTTGGTTTCAAAGATATTAAGACAGGAGATACACTTTGTGCTGAAAATCGCAAGGTAGTTCTTGAGTCCATGATCTTCCCTGAGCCTGTAATTGGTTATGCTATTGAGCCTAAAACTCAAGCAGATGTTGATAAGCTAGGAATGGCGATCGCTAAACTAGTAGAAGAAGATCCTACACTACAAGTTAACACTGATCACGAAACTGGTCAGACTATCTTGAGAGGTATGGGTGAGCTTCACTTAGATATCATCATCGACCGTTTGAAAAGAGAGTTCAAAGTAGAGATCACTCAAGGTGCTCCTCAGGTTGCATATAAAGAAGCATTATTTGGTTCTGTTGAACACAAAGAAGTTTATAAGAAGCAAACTGGTGGTAAAGGTAAATTTGCAGATATCGTATTCGAAATCGGACCGAAAGATGCAGATGAAGAGACTGGTGAAGTGAAGCCAGGACTTGATTTTGTCAACGGTATTGTAGGTGGTGTGATTCCAAAAGAATTTATTCCATCTATCCAGAAGGGATTTGCTGAGGCAATGAAAAATGGTCCATTGGCAGGATACCCAATCGAAGCGATGAAAGTAAGATTGTTCCACGGTTCCTTCCACGATGTCGATTCTGATGCATTATCATTTGAATTGGCAGCTAGACTTGGTTTCAAAGAAGCGGCTAAGAAGTGTAAGCCACAATTACTTGAGCCAATCATGTCTGTAGATGTAGTTGCACCTGACGAGTATACAGGACCAATTACTGGAGACTTGAACAGAAGAAGAGGTTTGATGAAAGGAATGGATACTAAAGGTACTTCCTCCGTAATCAAAGCGTCTGTACCATTATCAGAGTTGTTCGGTTATATTACTGACCTTAGAACTATTTCATCTGGTAGAGCAACAGCTTCATTGACATTCTCTCATTACGAGGCTGTACCAAATAACATAGCGGAAGGCGTAATTGCTGAAGTAAAAGGTCAGAAAGACTAA
- the rpsG gene encoding 30S ribosomal protein S7 — MRKAKPKKRYILPDPKFNDTLVTKFVNCLMVDGKKSIAYRIFYDAVEKVEEKVGENGLEVWKKALNNIAPSVEVKSRRVGGATFQVPMEVRPERKMSLGIKWMITYARRRGEKTMMDRLAGEIIAGAKGEGAAVKKKDDTHRMAEANKAFSHFRF; from the coding sequence ATGAGAAAAGCGAAACCAAAGAAGAGATATATTCTTCCTGATCCAAAGTTCAATGACACCTTGGTTACCAAGTTTGTGAACTGTTTGATGGTTGACGGGAAGAAGAGTATTGCTTACAGAATTTTCTACGATGCGGTAGAAAAAGTTGAAGAAAAAGTAGGTGAGAATGGTCTTGAAGTTTGGAAAAAAGCGCTTAACAATATTGCTCCATCCGTAGAGGTGAAGAGTCGTAGAGTTGGTGGTGCTACTTTCCAGGTTCCAATGGAAGTTAGACCTGAACGAAAGATGTCCCTTGGTATCAAGTGGATGATCACCTATGCTCGTAGAAGAGGTGAGAAGACCATGATGGATAGACTTGCTGGTGAAATCATCGCAGGTGCCAAAGGTGAAGGTGCTGCTGTGAAGAAGAAAGATGATACGCACAGAATGGCAGAAGCCAACAAAGCATTCTCACACTTTAGATTTTAA